The genomic segment TGATCTTGGACATCAGTTCTTTACAAGTGTTGAACCAATCGACCAGGAATATTTTATCCACGTAGGGAAATTGGTAGATTAGACAGAGTAGTAACACTCTTTGCTGATCTACTTGAGGacaattgagaattttgaGGTATGTGTAATGCAGTGTATTTCTTGTCAAATGTCTATCAACCACCTGTAAAAGAGGTAACCTTGATGCCATTCCTTGGTAAACGATGGCTAGTTGAGCTTCAGACAGCTTATTCTGCAAGAAATGCTCGGTTGCTAATGCAACATATTCGTGATAGTGGTGAGCTTGCCAGGTAAGTAAATTGTCCCCTGATATAGAATTCTGGAAAAGTGAAAGTAGCACCAAATGCACGGATTCTCTGACTTCTACATCTTGAGAGTCGATATATGACAATTCCAGGGGTCTTATGACGTGCTCGATAAAATTTGGTGTTAAATGGGAAAATTCAGGTAGTGTTCTCTCCATGTAATTGAGCATGAAAAGGCGTTTGGCGTCATTGGGTTTATTACTACGAATTGGAATCCCGTTCCAAACGTTACCAATCATCGTGTCCAGCACTTGCATATAAACCCAGCGATTAGGGCATATTGTTATACCTGTAGTTACCACGTCATAAACGTATTCATAAGATTCAAATCCAACTATACCAATATCCTTCGCGATAAAACTAGTGAAGAAAAGACACATAATTATTTGCGGATACCAATTTTCTGGGATTCTTCGTGTAGCATCGAGGAtggatttcaattcaatgATCACTGCAAATAAAATGTTACGATAGTATTCCCCCATATAATTCTTGTTTGGATTGGAGCTTCCAGCTTCTCTTGCGCACAAATTAAAGCACTCTCTACATAGGGCACCCAGTGCTCCAGAAATTACAAGTTGATTATTCCTTTCGATAGAAATTTGTAAAGTCTTGACAAATTGATTCAAGTGTCTTGTTGACGGTGAATCTCCAAATGGTGGTGATGCGAGGTAATTTGTAGATAGTCTAGTCAATGACCAAGTAACCGTATCCCATGGCACTTGGTTCTTTTTGACGTCTATGGGGTCACTTATAGTAGAATAGATTGCCACGAGTTCATCCAATCGTGACAATGGTTGAGATTTACCTATTAGAG from the Zygosaccharomyces rouxii strain CBS732 chromosome B complete sequence genome contains:
- the PEX8 gene encoding Pex8p (similar to uniprot|Q756P6 Ashbya gossypii AER208C AER208Cp and weakly similar to YGR077C uniprot|P53248 Saccharomyces cerevisiae YGR077C PEX8 Required for peroxisome assembly peroxisome associated protein containing a PTS1 signal); this encodes MDFDHAVTSLIGLLRNGIPQDGSVLLNNLVYYTPRLRNVRSLENLIRSTFESYVWANKDLFELYEMSQAIVQWKLEISEPTISLQEFYSAWDLCFANCNAWTPQKLAILGGILSTKSKFEYLQRNHFLDDSGIVIKLYGYWRNEYFLPVWCSLIGKSQPLSRLDELVAIYSTISDPIDVKKNQVPWDTVTWSLTRLSTNYLASPPFGDSPSTRHLNQFVKTLQISIERNNQLVISGALGALCRECFNLCAREAGSSNPNKNYMGEYYRNILFAVIIELKSILDATRRIPENWYPQIIMCLFFTSFIAKDIGIVGFESYEYVYDVVTTGITICPNRWVYMQVLDTMIGNVWNGIPIRSNKPNDAKRLFMLNYMERTLPEFSHLTPNFIEHVIRPLELSYIDSQDVEVRESVHLVLLSLFQNSISGDNLLTWQAHHYHEYVALATEHFLQNKLSEAQLAIVYQGMASRLPLLQVVDRHLTRNTLHYTYLKILNCPQVDQQRVLLLCLIYQFPYVDKIFLVDWFNTCKELMSKIKFDKAQNRQILEALWKVVSGTKSDDALKWWYGNIVPTKSYL